TGACGCTTGCAATTTAAAAAGAAGAGACTGATTTTTGATGTCCCATCAGTCCATACTCTTAGCGAGGTTCTTCCTTTAACCCAATCACATCAAGCGGGACTTGATACTTTCTCATTTTCATCCCGGGCATCAGGATAGTCCGCCCGACCGAGCGGGGGATCGTCGAGCGGCTCGGCCATGTATAAGGGCTTTGCCGAGGCCGTCGAGACCAACGCCGACGGAGAGCGCCGGGCCAAGATAAAGGAGGCCGGAGGAGAAGGCCGCCGCACTGGAGAAAGCCAAGCAGGAATTCGAGCAATCTTGGGTGGGCATGGAAACGATGCTCCAACCCTACGCTCCATTCATCTGGGTGGGTCTGGCCTTTATGATGAGCGGAATACTCAATATCTTGCACAACTTTGTATCGTGGGTTCCATCGTTGGTGTTGAGTGGGATCTTCCCGCTACTTAGACGGCTGGGCATGGTCCGGGTTGTGACAGAGACGGGAGAGATCAAACGACTCATCCTCAGTTAGAGCGCTACATCGGGTGCGGCAATGCCGTATAACCCGCGCTTGCACCCGACGCCGCCTCCGCTGCGCTTCGGCGGCGCAGGTGAAGCGCGGGCCGTTAGGCGCGCAGCGGTAAGAGGGTTTGGTTGGAGGTGAGGGAGAATGAGCAAGAGCATAGTTAGAGTCGGTACTGGCAGAGCTTTGGTTTGGCCACAGGCTTGTGTTCTGTGCCTTGGCGCGGCTACGAAGGAAGACTCCCAGACCATTGAAGGCAAGCGTACTCCCTACTGTGACAACTGTCACGCCAAAGTGCAACGTCTCAGCGGCTGGAAGGATGGCACATTCATGGTCGCCGTGATCATCGGAGCAGTCGGAGCACTTCTTGCCCTGATCGGAAGTGGCGTTAGGGAAGGTTGGCTGGAACTCCTTAGAGTACAGACCTGGCTTTTGGCTGGGGGTGCAGGTATGATCATGGGGGGTATCGTCTACGCGGTCATCTGGTTGCTCCTTCTGCCGCTGCGCTTGATCTTTTGCTCCAAGTTGTCTAGGCCAGGCGTCAAGATGCGCAAGAGCAAGGAGCCGAGTGTGACGGTGCTGGAGTTTTCCAATCCAGAGTATGCGGAGCTGTTTCGGGAGGCGAATGGTCTAGTGCAATGATAGTGGAGGCCATCGGATGCACAGCCGAAAGCTCCTTGATCGTGTCTGATGCAAGCTCGTCTCCGTGCAATTGAGGAAGATCAGGCCGAGAGGGAGGCGCAGTCCACTGTCAGTGAAGGAGCGCGCCTAACCTCTCGCTGGAGCGGACGGGGCTATCACGGCGGCTTGCGAGGTTGGCTGGGCAAAGTTCTCGGTCTTCTCCCGTTGTACCCGCTACATGGGCTGCCCCGCTGCTCAGCTCGGTCTCGTTGGGCAGGCAGTCAAGAAATATCCGAAAGGAAAATCAACAATCCATTACTATTTCAAGAAAGGAGACAAAAATGGACGCAATTTGGCTTTGGATTCTGGGGGCAATTGGTGCTCTGGTTACCATTTATGCTCGCAGTGAGGACCCAGTTCCTCCATTTCGGGCTCTCTATGACTATTCAGAAGATGAAACTGAATTGAGTCGTGTGAGAGAGGAAATTAAGAATGCTAACCTCAAACGAAAAGAACTTTCCGACAAATACGAGTCAAAAGAATTGGATGATAACCAATTCGATAGGTTGACAAAGGAACTCGACGACCGCATTTCAGATCTAGAAGGTAGTCGCAAATCTTTGGATACAAAAATACGCAAAGCACAAATTGTTCACCGCGTCTTGGGTTTTATAGTCTACATCGTGCTGGGTGCTGTGTTTGCAGGTCTGCTCTCAGACCTCATTTCTGTTGAGGGGCTTGAAGGGCAAATCAGCAATATCGCCAAGCCAATTTTGATTGGCGCCACGTGGACAAGTTATCTTTCGGTACTTGGATTTCGAAATGAGGAGAAAAAGAAACAGGAAGCAGAAGAAAAAGCCGAAGCAGAAAGAGACACCGCAAAGGAAGAAATTACCAAATTGGCAGATACTGCAAAACGCGCCATCAGTGAATTGCAAGTAAGATCAAAAACTGACCAGTGGAGTGGCAATGAATTTGACAAGTACTTTGATGACTTCTTCTCCTCCGCAGAGAACGCAAAGAGCAAATTCTCGCAAGACCCATTTGGTTAGTCAAAGAATCTACTTGCGTGTTCTGAAGGATAAAAACGTAAAAAGTAGGAGAATGCCTGCCCAACACAGCGTGCAGCCGACAAGTGGGACTCTGCGCGATTTATATGCTTTTTTCTGGCTTCGAGTTTTTTCTGCTCCCAAGCAGAGTCCACGCCCGCCCTCACGCAGGTAACGCAAACCGTTAGCTGGTCATGAGAGAGGACTCGCGTGAAGATCTCAGAGCGTAGCGTGTCGGCCCTCGCGAAGATCGTTACGGGTGACTCGCAGATCTCGCCATACAAGAGTGGCCCGGTGCTCGTACGGCTGTTCAACGAGTTCGGAGCGAACGACGTCTACGGCCAAGGCTTTCCGTCGCGTTGGTGCTATGCCGAAGAGAAGATTCGATCGATCAACGGCACGGAGCACCTTCCGGCACTTATCCGGTCGATTCTGGACCCCCGAGAATGGTTGGAGTTCGAGAAGCCACCCGAAGAGGCGGTTGTCTACCTGAACGATTACCTGAAGTTCGATGGATTTGAGATCACGAGAGACGGTGAGTTCTTCGGCGTGGTCTTAATCTTTTTCATGCAGGCGGGATTCATGCTTGTCGAGACGGGTTTCTGTCGTTCCAAGAACGCAGCCCACATGGCCATGACCAACTTCGTCATATTTGCGGTCGGAACTCTCTCTTACTATGCCGTCGGCTTTGCCCTTCAATTTGGCGGGCTTGCCTAGGTTCAGACACATGGTGGACACCTCGATATAATATGGAGGAATAACAAAGGAGGTGTCCATAAAGGGGTCAACTGCTACTTCTTTGTCGGTCTATACAACCAGGCTTCCTCATCAGAAAAGGCTGGAAGGGATCGTCTTCCTTTCCAAAAAGGCAAAGATGAGGCTCAGGTGGATCGACTACCATTTGAAATGCGGTAATGCTAGAAAGACTTGCCGTTACTTCGGCATCAGTCAAACCACCTTCTACAAGTGGCAGGGGGCCGCTACAGGGCAAAGGGCTTAGCCGGACTAGAAGAACGCTCAAAGAGACCCAAGACGTTTCGCCGCTCGAATATACCATTGGAGCAAATCTTCTTGGTCGTCTCTTTGAGGAAGACCTATCCCGCTTGGAGCAAATACAAGCTGGCGGTCATCTTGGAAAGGGAGCATGGGATCAAGCTCTCTCCCTCCCCTACATCGCACGCCTACGCATCTGACCTTTCCGGGCAAGACTTTCTACCAGCTTACGGCCATCGATTCAAAGACCAGGATAAAGTTCATTCGAGCCCATGCCGGTTCCTCCTCAAAATCCTCAAAACTCTTCTTTGCGGATCTAAAGGCTTTTCTCCCCTTCCCCATTTTAAATGTTCAAACCGATAACGGAGCCGATTTCTTGAAGTGCTTCGATAAAGAACTTGAAAAAGAGGCTATCCCTCATTACTTCTCTGATCCCAACTGTCCCAAACAAAACTCGAGGGTGGAGAGGGCCATCCAGACCAGCGAAAACGAACTCTGGAACTTCAAAGAGGGCCATACCGTGGAAGAGCTGAATGGTCTAGCTGATGAGTGGAACCATATCTACAATCATGTAAGACTCCACCAATCGCTAAATTACTTGACGCCGATAAAATACTGTTACAGCAAAAGCTTGCGGGTGGAGCTGGCATATGTTAACCTTTTAAAAATTTTGGTTAACAAAAGGAGTTGAGCCATGAAGATAGAGACCAGATCCATGATCATGACAGCCTTATTTGCCGCGCTTACGGCCGTTGGCGCCCTAATAAGGGTGCCCCTCCCCTTCACCCCCGTTCCCCTAACCTTGCAAGTATTCTTCGTTCTTCTGGCCGGAGCGATCCTTGGAGCAAAATTTGGCGCTTTGAGCCAAATCATCTATGTTTTGCTTGGGGCGGTCGGCCTGCCCGTCTTTTCGGGAGGAAGTTCTGGTTTTGGGGTGATATTTGGGCCGACCGGAGGCTATCTCTTCGGATTCGTGCTGGCCGCCGCAGTCGTCGGTCTCTTAATGGAGGGGGGTGAGGGGCCAAACATCGCTTTAACCTTTCTCTTCTTTCTCATCGGCATCTTGGTCATATATGCGCTTGGGACGGCCTGGCTCGCTCTCATTACAAAAATGGGTTTAAAGAAGGCCATAATCGGAGGGGCTCTCCCCTTCATCCCCCTAGATCTAATCAAGGCGGCCGCGGCCAGCCTTATCTCGGTAAAGGTTAGGTCGGTTTTGAACTTAAACCGTAAGACTTAGGCGATCAAACCGGACTCACCAATTGGCGGTCATTTTGAGGGGCGAAAGAGAGGCTGTTGTCACGTCTCTCCTTTGTCCAATCTTTCAATTCGATAGGTATAGCCTTCATTCGCTTAGGCGTTTGGTTGCTCTTCAACTTGACAACGTCGGGAAACAATGAGATTATCCTGCTTATAACCAACGAAATATTATGGGTGCTGACTTTAAAAGGATTTCGTCAGAGCTCCGTCGAAATAATAAAAGTGGCGTATAATTATGTCAGCCAAGAGTCAGGGTTGGCTAGTCTTTAAAAATTCTATGAGTTGAAGGGAAGGGGGCGGCCTTAAGGAATTTAAGTTGTTTTCTGGCTTCACTCTGGTTTCATAAATTCTTTATCAATAATGTTACAAGGGAGGCAAAATGTCTTTAGAGGATCATCTTGCAAGTCTTAAGGATATTAAGGGCTATATGGCTTCGGGTATCATGAGTTTTACCGGAGAGATGCTGGCCAATGACTCTTCTGATGTCGCTTTCGATCTAGCCCTCGTTGGAGCAACCTTTAATGATATCTTCCGCTCCGCTCACGAAGCTTCCAGCAAAATTGGTCTCGACTATGCAAATGAGATGACCATCGAGACTCCAAAGGGTAATGTCATAATGTTATGCTCCGGCATCGATGCAAAAGTTCACTTCCACCTGATCGGAGTCGTCTCTCATGAGGGCAACGAGGCCCTGATGGATATGCAGATGAAGAGGTTGATCGAGCCGATATTGGCCGAGCTGGCTTGAATATCGATTGAAGATGATGAGCAGGGCGATCGACCTTCCACATCGTTCTGCCGTGAGGACGAACCAAAAGACGTAAATATCATCGGAGAGATGAAATACTTCCTCGGGGAGGGGAAGTATGCTCAATTTAAGTTTGCCGAATCGGG
The Actinomycetota bacterium genome window above contains:
- a CDS encoding helix-turn-helix domain-containing protein, giving the protein MSVYTTRLPHQKRLEGIVFLSKKAKMRLRWIDYHLKCGNARKTCRYFGISQTTFYKWQGAATGQRA
- a CDS encoding integrase core domain-containing protein, translated to MGSSSLPPLHRTPTHLTFPGKTFYQLTAIDSKTRIKFIRAHAGSSSKSSKLFFADLKAFLPFPILNVQTDNGADFLKCFDKELEKEAIPHYFSDPNCPKQNSRVERAIQTSENELWNFKEGHTVEELNGLADEWNHIYNHVRLHQSLNYLTPIKYCYSKSLRVELAYVNLLKILVNKRS
- a CDS encoding biotin transporter BioY; amino-acid sequence: MKIETRSMIMTALFAALTAVGALIRVPLPFTPVPLTLQVFFVLLAGAILGAKFGALSQIIYVLLGAVGLPVFSGGSSGFGVIFGPTGGYLFGFVLAAAVVGLLMEGGEGPNIALTFLFFLIGILVIYALGTAWLALITKMGLKKAIIGGALPFIPLDLIKAAAASLISVKVRSVLNLNRKT